The following proteins are encoded in a genomic region of Bacillus sp. FJAT-22090:
- the trpE gene encoding anthranilate synthase component I yields MTVETRSYELKEIQGDMMTPISIYHALTGKKKTLFESSAKHEESGRYSFIACKPIAEITGNQSGYSLRYESGSQEKGTESIIEKLKSMMPIHKEIYPFSFFGGAIGYFGYETAFYSEKIGEFLHDDLEMPDIHLMFYDTFVIYDHLKQTATIAAIDLFHNGRTHNKMTEAIEAICSDLKKGPISSKENEAKLAFQPMIDEQTFIEMVQKAKEHIIKGDIFQVVLSQRFSSPYEGNPFALYRKLRTSNPSPYMFYLDFEHYIILGTSPESLVKVQNGLVTTNPIAGTKPRGQSIQEDEQIAQSLLNDEKEVAEHRMLVDLGRNDIGRISEIGSVSIEKYMKIEYYKYVMHIVSEVTGLLKKDTHVLDVLSACLPAGTVSGAPKIRAMQIINQLETSKRGVYAGAVGYISITGNMDLALAIRTMVVKDHVAHVQAGAGIVFDSIPKSEYEETLNKAKALLEVQQ; encoded by the coding sequence ATGACAGTTGAGACGAGAAGTTACGAATTGAAAGAAATCCAAGGGGATATGATGACCCCTATATCCATTTATCATGCTTTAACTGGAAAGAAAAAGACGTTATTTGAGTCATCCGCAAAGCATGAAGAAAGTGGTAGATATTCATTTATCGCATGTAAACCCATTGCAGAAATAACAGGAAATCAATCTGGATATTCACTCCGTTATGAAAGTGGTAGCCAGGAAAAAGGAACAGAATCCATCATCGAAAAACTAAAATCTATGATGCCTATTCACAAAGAAATATATCCTTTTTCATTTTTTGGCGGTGCAATCGGCTATTTTGGATATGAGACAGCTTTTTACAGTGAAAAAATTGGAGAGTTTCTCCACGATGACTTAGAAATGCCAGATATACATTTAATGTTTTACGATACATTTGTGATTTATGATCATTTAAAGCAAACTGCTACAATAGCTGCAATCGATTTATTCCACAATGGTCGTACCCATAACAAAATGACGGAAGCAATTGAAGCTATCTGTTCTGATTTAAAAAAAGGTCCCATTTCCTCCAAGGAAAATGAAGCAAAGCTGGCATTTCAGCCCATGATAGATGAGCAGACATTTATAGAAATGGTTCAAAAAGCAAAAGAACATATTATAAAAGGCGATATTTTTCAGGTTGTATTGTCCCAACGATTTTCTTCTCCCTATGAAGGAAATCCATTTGCATTATATCGTAAGCTACGTACATCCAATCCATCTCCATATATGTTTTATTTAGACTTTGAGCATTATATAATACTTGGAACTTCACCAGAAAGCCTTGTAAAAGTACAAAATGGATTAGTGACTACAAATCCAATAGCTGGAACGAAACCCCGTGGTCAATCCATACAAGAGGATGAACAAATTGCACAGTCTCTATTAAACGACGAAAAAGAAGTTGCAGAACATCGTATGCTTGTAGATTTAGGTCGTAATGATATTGGACGCATCTCGGAAATTGGTTCAGTCTCAATCGAAAAATATATGAAGATAGAATACTATAAATACGTGATGCACATCGTTTCGGAAGTAACTGGTCTACTAAAAAAGGACACACATGTATTAGATGTTTTATCAGCATGCTTACCAGCTGGAACCGTCTCTGGTGCGCCTAAAATTAGAGCGATGCAGATTATAAATCAACTTGAGACATCTAAACGTGGTGTATATGCAGGTGCAGTAGGCTATATATCCATAACAGGCAATATGGATTTGGCACTTGCTATTCGCACTATGGTTGTAAAGGATCATGTCGCACATGTTCAAGCAGGAGCAGGAATAGTTTTTGATTCTATTCCAAAAAGCGAATACGAAGAAACCCTAAATAAAGCAAAAGCTCTTTTGGAGGTGCAACAATGA
- a CDS encoding NAD(P)/FAD-dependent oxidoreductase: MYDVIVIGGGPSGLMAAAAAGAENKQVLLIEKGNKLGKKLAISGGGRCNVTNRLPQEEIVKNIPGNGRFLYSPFSVFNNEDIIAFFENLGVQLKEEDHGRMFPVSNKAMDVVNALLDELKRLKVEIKLNAPVAKLLMNDEKIIGVRLETGEEITAGAIVVAVGGKAVPQTGSTGDGYPWAEKAGHTVTDLYPTEVPLLSNESFIKSKELQGLALRDVAVSVLNKKGKAIITHQMDMLFTHFGLSGPAILRCSQFVVKEQKKNGGELVQIRIDSLPDKNEEQTFQSLLSSIKEEPKKALKNVWKGLVPERWLLFLLQQAGIQESEDGQNLSHEKVRSFAHLLKQFTVNVYGTQPLDKAFVTGGGVSIKEIEPKTMASKKKAGLYFCGEILDIHGYTGGYNITSALVTGKIAGMSAAKSIEL; encoded by the coding sequence ATGTATGACGTTATTGTAATCGGCGGAGGTCCCTCTGGCCTAATGGCAGCAGCTGCTGCTGGAGCAGAAAATAAACAAGTATTATTAATAGAAAAGGGTAATAAGCTTGGCAAAAAGCTAGCAATATCAGGAGGCGGTCGTTGTAATGTGACCAATCGACTTCCTCAAGAAGAAATCGTCAAAAATATTCCTGGAAACGGAAGATTTTTATATAGCCCTTTTTCTGTTTTTAATAATGAAGATATTATTGCCTTTTTCGAAAATCTTGGGGTACAACTAAAAGAAGAAGATCATGGAAGAATGTTTCCAGTATCCAATAAAGCAATGGATGTAGTGAATGCTCTTCTGGACGAATTAAAACGGTTAAAAGTTGAAATTAAATTAAACGCACCAGTTGCCAAATTATTAATGAATGATGAGAAAATTATTGGAGTTCGTCTTGAAACTGGTGAAGAAATTACCGCCGGCGCTATAGTTGTTGCAGTCGGTGGAAAGGCAGTACCACAAACTGGCTCTACGGGTGATGGATATCCATGGGCAGAAAAGGCTGGACATACGGTTACTGATCTATATCCTACAGAGGTTCCTTTACTATCCAATGAGTCATTTATAAAATCAAAAGAACTTCAAGGGCTTGCATTACGAGATGTTGCAGTTTCAGTTTTAAATAAAAAAGGTAAAGCAATTATTACTCATCAAATGGACATGCTTTTCACTCATTTTGGATTAAGTGGTCCTGCTATATTACGTTGCAGCCAGTTCGTTGTAAAAGAGCAAAAGAAAAATGGTGGTGAGCTTGTCCAAATTCGTATAGATAGTCTACCCGACAAAAACGAGGAACAAACTTTTCAATCTCTCCTCTCTTCTATTAAAGAGGAACCAAAAAAAGCTTTAAAAAATGTGTGGAAAGGACTTGTACCAGAAAGATGGCTTTTGTTTTTATTACAACAAGCTGGTATTCAAGAAAGTGAAGATGGGCAAAATCTTTCACACGAAAAGGTTCGCTCATTTGCTCATTTGTTGAAACAATTTACGGTAAATGTATATGGAACACAGCCCCTTGACAAAGCATTTGTAACGGGAGGTGGTGTTTCAATTAAAGAAATCGAACCTAAAACAATGGCTTCGAAGAAAAAAGCTGGTCTGTATTTTTGCGGAGAAATCCTTGATATTCATGGCTATACAGGTGGCTATAATATTACTTCAGCACTCGTGACTGGAAAGATAGCTGGAATGAGTGCTGCAAAATCGATTGAATTATGA
- a CDS encoding putative polysaccharide biosynthesis protein, producing the protein MASNLLKGTMILTIGLLLSRILGVLYVIPFYQLIGEEYVVLYQYAYVPYSIMLAIAVSGVPIAVSKFVSKYNALGDYATGRKLVQSSMLLMCVTGVLGFLLLYILAEPIAQLVIKDKDAIFSIEDVASVIRYVSFAVIVVPVMSLIRGFFQGYQHMTPTAVSQLFEQVVRILFVLAGAFVVMNVFKGSEKTAVSFAVFAAFLGAIASLVVLYWYWKKLKPEYNALLENSGNLTSDVSLKNIYKEILVYTVPFALVGVINPLFQFIDMITFNRAMTMIGKASVSDTYLGMLNFTTHKLVMIPVMLATGFSMTLIPLITSFYAKQDFMNVRKSLDQAFQILLFLTLPAALGISVLADEFYTVFYETSDVGATVLAHYAPVAILFALYPVTTSILQGIDRQKLIILNLLIGILTKLVLNTPFIKMFETDGAILATSAGYIVAIALNMVAIGKTLHYQSTMVIRRIFLISILTAIMLCIVSIVKWGIGQVFTIDGKIESLLVIFVCASIGAVFYGYVTLRLGLAQKLFGERITRFTKKIGF; encoded by the coding sequence ATGGCTTCGAATTTATTAAAAGGGACGATGATTTTAACAATTGGTCTCTTATTATCTAGAATATTAGGCGTTCTCTATGTAATTCCTTTTTATCAATTAATTGGGGAAGAGTATGTAGTACTCTATCAGTATGCATATGTTCCTTATTCAATTATGTTGGCAATAGCAGTATCGGGAGTACCTATTGCAGTTTCAAAATTTGTTTCGAAATATAATGCACTAGGGGATTACGCAACAGGACGAAAATTAGTCCAATCAAGTATGCTGCTTATGTGTGTTACAGGTGTACTAGGATTTCTTCTTCTTTATATATTGGCGGAACCTATCGCTCAACTTGTCATAAAAGACAAAGATGCTATCTTCTCCATTGAGGATGTTGCATCCGTTATTAGATATGTAAGTTTTGCGGTGATAGTTGTACCTGTTATGAGTTTAATTAGAGGCTTTTTTCAAGGGTATCAACATATGACCCCAACTGCTGTATCTCAGTTATTTGAGCAAGTTGTACGTATTTTGTTCGTTCTAGCTGGTGCTTTCGTTGTCATGAATGTATTTAAAGGCTCGGAGAAAACTGCTGTTTCTTTTGCAGTTTTTGCAGCATTTTTAGGAGCGATCGCTAGCTTAGTTGTGCTGTATTGGTATTGGAAAAAGTTAAAGCCAGAATATAATGCACTTCTAGAAAATAGCGGAAATTTAACATCAGATGTATCGTTAAAAAATATTTATAAAGAAATCTTAGTCTATACGGTTCCATTTGCTTTAGTAGGGGTAATCAATCCACTCTTTCAATTTATCGATATGATTACTTTTAACCGTGCAATGACAATGATTGGGAAAGCATCAGTTTCTGATACATATTTAGGTATGTTGAACTTCACAACACATAAGCTTGTGATGATACCAGTAATGTTGGCTACAGGCTTTTCGATGACGCTCATTCCTCTTATTACTAGTTTTTATGCGAAACAGGATTTTATGAATGTTAGAAAATCTTTAGATCAGGCATTTCAAATTTTATTATTTTTAACTTTGCCGGCTGCATTAGGTATTTCAGTTTTAGCAGACGAATTTTATACAGTATTTTATGAGACAAGCGATGTAGGAGCTACAGTGCTTGCGCATTATGCACCTGTTGCGATACTGTTTGCTCTTTATCCAGTAACTACTTCTATTTTACAAGGAATCGATCGCCAAAAATTAATTATCCTCAATTTATTAATCGGAATTTTAACAAAGCTCGTATTAAATACCCCGTTTATTAAAATGTTTGAAACGGATGGTGCTATTTTGGCCACTTCTGCTGGTTACATTGTTGCTATTGCTTTAAATATGGTTGCTATAGGAAAAACATTGCATTATCAATCTACAATGGTAATTAGACGTATTTTCCTTATATCTATATTAACGGCAATTATGTTATGTATAGTATCCATCGTAAAATGGGGAATTGGGCAAGTATTTACGATTGATGGAAAAATAGAATCATTATTAGTTATCTTTGTTTGTGCTTCCATTGGAGCAGTTTTTTATGGATATGTCACGCTAAGATTAGGACTTGCACAAAAGCTTTTCGGCGAGAGAATTACACGTTTTACGAAAAAAATTGGTTTTTAG
- a CDS encoding pseudouridine synthase, with protein MRLDKFLAHMGFGTRKEVKELIKSKAIQVNDVIVKDSSLHVKEHVDKVSVYGEEIEYKEFIYLMLNKPAGVVSATEDTRDRTVIDLLEDDVRHFQPYPVGRLDKDTVGLLLLTNDGALTHRLLSPNKNVPKLYYAEVEGIVDESDVQAFLEGVILDDGYKTKPGILTILSRGPVSEVEITITEGKFHQVKRMFESVGKKVVFLKRLSMGQLKLDESLKQGDYRELTEEELEGLQQKNDQA; from the coding sequence ATGCGATTAGATAAATTTCTAGCACATATGGGATTTGGTACGAGGAAAGAAGTAAAAGAATTAATTAAATCTAAAGCTATACAAGTAAATGATGTCATAGTAAAAGATAGCTCTTTGCATGTGAAGGAACATGTAGATAAAGTTTCTGTTTATGGAGAAGAAATTGAGTATAAAGAATTTATCTACTTAATGCTAAATAAGCCTGCAGGAGTCGTATCTGCCACAGAAGATACGAGAGATCGAACTGTGATTGACTTATTAGAGGATGATGTACGTCATTTTCAGCCATACCCAGTTGGTAGACTAGATAAGGATACTGTAGGGTTGCTATTATTAACAAATGACGGTGCTTTAACGCATCGTCTACTTTCTCCGAATAAGAATGTACCAAAATTATATTATGCAGAGGTTGAAGGCATAGTTGACGAGAGTGACGTACAGGCTTTTTTAGAAGGAGTAATATTAGATGATGGCTATAAAACAAAGCCGGGAATTTTGACAATTTTAAGTAGAGGACCAGTGTCCGAAGTAGAAATAACAATAACAGAAGGCAAATTTCATCAAGTAAAAAGAATGTTCGAATCCGTTGGAAAAAAAGTAGTTTTTCTTAAAAGGCTTTCAATGGGACAATTAAAATTAGATGAATCTCTTAAACAAGGAGATTATAGAGAACTTACTGAAGAAGAGTTAGAGGGGTTACAGCAAAAGAATGACCAAGCTTAG
- a CDS encoding DeoR family transcriptional regulator, producing MKPTTDRMLNRIKDMYMFIRDHGTVTTQDLVDEFGITPRTIQRDLNVLAFNDLVISPTRGKWTTTNKRVKMTS from the coding sequence ATGAAACCAACTACTGATCGGATGCTCAATCGAATTAAAGATATGTATATGTTCATCCGTGATCACGGAACTGTTACTACACAAGATTTAGTCGATGAATTTGGCATCACTCCTCGCACGATTCAACGAGATTTGAATGTACTTGCCTTTAATGACTTAGTCATAAGCCCAACAAGAGGCAAATGGACCACGACGAACAAACGCGTTAAAATGACATCTTAG
- the pepV gene encoding dipeptidase PepV, translating to MNWLELAEQKRTEMIEELQKLIQIPSVLDEKAATEEMPFGPKPLEALNHMLSEGKNEGLVTKNIDNMAGHIEMGDGEETLGILCHVDVVPVGEGWTYPPFEGVVADDKIYGRGAIDDKGPTIAAWMAMKLVKESGIPLHKKVRLIIGTDEESGFRCVERYFEKEPMPEIGFAPDADFPIINAEKGIANLIFTQTGSTETETIQFFQAGKRTNMVPDEAFALIFGGLHSIKQKFSEFSTEHGFNGEVTQEGPMVKVLVRGKSAHAMEPDEGVNAAILLAKFLQVVPLTPHSKEFVDFLVIGFGDDSRGHALSLNFSDDVSGDTTLNPGVIHYAPSQGSCTQVSMRYSVTYPFEEKLSTCRETLQNLGITLDLGSNSKPHYVDKEDILIKSLQKVYERQTGEEAKLLSIGGGTYARVLKNGVAFGMLFPGRKDVAHQVDEYVDIEDLVKATAIYADAIVELAGKNTTEVKIDD from the coding sequence TTGAATTGGTTAGAACTTGCGGAACAAAAAAGAACTGAGATGATTGAAGAGCTTCAAAAATTAATTCAAATTCCTAGTGTTCTTGATGAAAAAGCTGCTACGGAAGAAATGCCTTTTGGGCCGAAACCTCTAGAAGCACTTAATCATATGTTAAGTGAAGGAAAAAATGAGGGTCTAGTTACTAAAAATATTGATAATATGGCTGGTCATATTGAAATGGGAGATGGAGAGGAAACTTTAGGTATTCTCTGTCACGTTGATGTGGTACCGGTTGGAGAAGGCTGGACTTATCCTCCTTTTGAAGGCGTCGTAGCAGATGATAAAATTTACGGTCGTGGTGCAATAGATGATAAAGGTCCGACTATTGCAGCTTGGATGGCAATGAAGTTAGTAAAAGAATCTGGAATCCCTTTACATAAAAAAGTAAGACTAATCATTGGGACGGATGAAGAGAGCGGCTTTCGATGTGTAGAACGTTATTTTGAAAAAGAACCGATGCCTGAAATAGGCTTTGCACCTGATGCAGATTTCCCAATTATTAATGCAGAAAAAGGAATTGCAAACCTAATTTTTACACAAACTGGATCAACTGAAACGGAAACTATTCAATTTTTTCAAGCAGGAAAGCGGACAAATATGGTTCCGGACGAAGCCTTTGCCCTTATTTTTGGTGGACTTCATTCCATAAAACAAAAGTTTAGTGAATTTTCTACTGAACATGGTTTTAATGGGGAAGTAACGCAAGAAGGTCCAATGGTTAAAGTGTTGGTAAGAGGAAAATCTGCACATGCTATGGAGCCAGATGAAGGGGTAAATGCTGCAATTTTACTTGCGAAGTTTTTACAAGTCGTACCATTAACTCCTCACTCGAAAGAATTTGTAGACTTTTTAGTTATTGGCTTTGGTGATGACAGTAGAGGGCATGCATTATCTCTTAACTTTTCGGATGATGTATCAGGAGATACAACATTAAATCCGGGTGTTATTCATTATGCCCCATCACAAGGGTCTTGTACACAAGTTAGTATGAGATATTCAGTTACTTACCCTTTTGAAGAAAAACTGAGTACATGTAGAGAGACTCTTCAAAATTTAGGGATCACGCTTGATCTTGGCTCTAATTCTAAGCCTCATTATGTCGATAAAGAAGATATACTTATTAAATCATTACAAAAAGTATATGAAAGACAAACGGGAGAAGAGGCAAAGCTGTTATCTATAGGTGGAGGTACTTATGCTAGGGTTCTGAAAAATGGTGTTGCATTTGGAATGCTATTCCCTGGAAGAAAGGACGTTGCGCACCAAGTAGATGAATATGTAGACATAGAAGATTTAGTTAAGGCAACAGCGATTTATGCAGATGCAATTGTAGAACTTGCAGGAAAAAATACTACAGAGGTGAAAATTGATGACTAA
- the dat gene encoding D-amino-acid transaminase → MTKILWNDQIVNEEEVKIGFEDRGYQFGDGIYEVIKIYNGDVFTAKEHIDRLYASADKIQLVIPYTKDVLHKMLYDLIETNEVQNGHIYLQVTRGTSARQHNFPTPAVDSVLTAYTKETSRPHAQLENGVKACLVEDIRWLRCDIKSLNLLGNVLAKQEAVSKDCYEAIQHRGEVITEGSSSNIYGIKDGVLYTHPVSNLILNGITRKVILDCCEEVGLPVVEEAFTKAQALEMDEIIMSSTNAEVMPIVSVDEKPIGNGTRGEWTQKLQQAFEKKIPSSIGV, encoded by the coding sequence ATGACTAAAATATTATGGAATGATCAAATCGTTAACGAAGAAGAAGTAAAAATAGGCTTTGAGGATCGTGGATACCAATTTGGTGATGGTATTTATGAAGTAATCAAAATTTATAACGGAGATGTATTTACTGCTAAAGAACATATTGACCGATTGTATGCAAGTGCTGATAAAATTCAGTTAGTCATTCCTTATACAAAAGATGTACTTCATAAAATGCTCTATGATTTAATCGAAACGAATGAAGTCCAAAACGGACATATTTATTTGCAAGTTACTCGTGGTACTAGCGCTAGACAGCATAACTTTCCGACTCCAGCTGTCGATTCTGTACTAACAGCATATACAAAAGAAACAAGTCGTCCTCACGCTCAACTTGAAAACGGAGTAAAAGCGTGTTTAGTTGAGGATATTCGTTGGCTTCGTTGTGATATAAAATCTCTGAACCTTTTAGGAAATGTATTGGCAAAACAAGAAGCTGTAAGCAAAGATTGCTATGAAGCTATTCAACATCGTGGGGAAGTAATAACCGAAGGGTCTTCATCCAATATATATGGCATTAAAGATGGTGTGCTTTATACACATCCAGTTAGTAATCTTATATTAAATGGAATAACAAGAAAAGTGATTTTAGATTGCTGTGAAGAAGTAGGGCTCCCGGTAGTAGAAGAAGCATTTACAAAAGCACAAGCTTTGGAAATGGATGAAATTATTATGTCTTCTACAAATGCTGAAGTAATGCCAATTGTTTCTGTCGACGAAAAACCAATTGGAAATGGTACACGTGGAGAATGGACTCAAAAATTACAACAAGCTTTTGAGAAAAAAATCCCTTCATCTATTGGCGTATGA
- the thpR gene encoding RNA 2',3'-cyclic phosphodiesterase — MNTHYFIGIKIPPTLATYIIEARDKTNLHETHKTLPFKEDLHITLFYIGAMASEQIEHIIQSLQNIDWSSFNLTTNGLAHFGSNRTPRVVYTDLEESASLKRLQKEVVKTMSDRIKTDHAKDFNAHITIAKKWASKGLLSTEDFHLPKSTFEVSSFSVFKINPNNKPRYEEIASIRCKGG, encoded by the coding sequence ATGAACACACATTACTTTATAGGTATTAAAATTCCACCAACGCTTGCAACATATATCATAGAAGCAAGAGATAAAACTAATTTACATGAGACGCATAAAACGTTGCCATTTAAAGAGGATTTGCACATTACTTTATTTTATATTGGGGCAATGGCGAGCGAACAAATAGAACATATCATCCAGTCGTTACAAAATATCGACTGGAGTTCTTTTAATCTAACAACGAATGGGCTCGCTCATTTTGGAAGCAATCGAACACCGAGAGTAGTTTATACTGACTTAGAAGAAAGTGCCTCATTAAAGAGGTTACAAAAAGAAGTTGTGAAAACCATGAGTGATCGTATAAAAACAGATCATGCGAAGGATTTTAATGCTCATATTACGATTGCTAAAAAATGGGCGTCTAAAGGGTTACTGTCTACAGAAGATTTTCACTTGCCTAAATCGACATTTGAAGTAAGTAGTTTTAGTGTATTTAAGATAAACCCGAATAATAAACCTCGTTATGAGGAGATTGCTTCTATTAGATGCAAAGGAGGGTAA
- a CDS encoding nuclease-related domain-containing protein yields the protein MAQLVKLQDYISRYQVDLKRYPTQFVRLKKQQWERTKAEWESGSFDTSWIEKDDEVEIPEKKSIFSKLFNRKQNEVIEESVWEESELQEEEVIPEESTMLNFQPNIVYNPKSKEELKRLYLNQLFHFQLKWASSTLREKSYVDPKFMRDTLLRTLTLQLPDNYFLFYYPILKLKKAPVELEIILILPTEIICLVVLERKELDAFIGSSDRFWIQKSGKEEKKVLSPMVGLNRMESILMQIIKKEEIDLPIRKVVLSRNGYIDYPGTSFNTQFVDTRKFPEWFRSLKSSPSPMKHMQFKAAQAILDLAQTTSYSRSGWEVDSEESDE from the coding sequence ATGGCTCAGTTAGTAAAACTACAGGACTATATTTCAAGATATCAAGTTGATTTAAAACGATATCCCACTCAATTTGTTCGATTAAAAAAACAGCAATGGGAACGTACAAAAGCTGAATGGGAAAGTGGATCATTTGACACCTCATGGATAGAAAAAGACGATGAGGTGGAAATACCTGAAAAGAAATCTATTTTCTCTAAGCTTTTCAACCGTAAACAGAACGAAGTTATAGAGGAGTCTGTTTGGGAAGAATCAGAGTTGCAGGAAGAAGAGGTGATTCCGGAAGAATCGACGATGCTTAATTTTCAACCTAATATCGTTTACAATCCAAAATCAAAAGAAGAATTAAAACGTCTGTATTTAAATCAGCTATTTCATTTTCAACTGAAGTGGGCAAGCTCGACTTTACGAGAAAAATCTTATGTTGATCCAAAATTTATGCGAGATACTTTATTACGAACACTTACTTTACAGCTACCTGATAATTATTTTTTATTTTATTATCCTATTTTAAAACTTAAAAAAGCTCCAGTTGAATTAGAAATCATATTAATATTACCTACAGAGATTATATGCCTTGTTGTTTTAGAAAGAAAAGAATTGGATGCTTTTATAGGAAGTAGCGATCGTTTTTGGATTCAAAAAAGCGGTAAGGAAGAAAAGAAGGTATTGAGTCCAATGGTAGGATTAAATCGAATGGAATCTATTTTAATGCAAATAATTAAAAAAGAAGAAATTGATTTGCCAATTAGGAAAGTAGTGCTTTCAAGAAATGGGTATATTGATTATCCAGGGACTTCTTTCAACACTCAATTTGTAGATACACGGAAGTTTCCGGAGTGGTTTAGATCATTAAAATCTTCTCCTTCCCCAATGAAGCATATGCAATTTAAAGCTGCACAAGCAATACTTGACTTAGCTCAAACAACGTCCTATTCAAGATCTGGTTGGGAAGTAGACAGTGAGGAAAGTGATGAATAA
- a CDS encoding diacylglycerol/lipid kinase family protein has product MNNVVFIVNEHAGRGRAKKIWASWKEKIDFPYTSYVTEYRGHATNIARDCALYNEEDLLIVAIGGDGTVHEIISGVTHYNHVRVGVISAGSGNDFGRTFSVFKTVEQLRNYAKNYYTYEKLDFGILSSKEKDFGFVNNAGFGFDAKVVYSVNNSSWKKWLNVLGLGKIAYILYLVKELITFTRFSFTLHTEKDELKFDDVWFLVVCNQPFFGGGMKISPSSQPNDQLIEMTIVNKLAKWKLLFIFGTVFFGKHTKFKEVKQFQAKNFKITMHDQVFGHVDGEFSCLTDHNHRYTFSVQSKAWNLAKPIVKGVKNNEVKT; this is encoded by the coding sequence ATGAATAACGTAGTTTTTATTGTGAATGAACATGCTGGTCGTGGACGAGCAAAAAAAATATGGGCATCATGGAAAGAGAAAATTGATTTTCCTTATACTAGTTACGTGACTGAATATAGAGGACATGCTACGAATATAGCAAGAGATTGTGCACTATATAACGAGGAGGATTTGTTAATTGTAGCTATCGGCGGAGACGGTACTGTTCACGAAATTATTTCAGGAGTTACGCATTATAATCACGTTCGAGTCGGAGTTATTTCTGCAGGTAGTGGAAATGATTTTGGTCGGACTTTTTCTGTTTTCAAAACCGTAGAACAGTTACGGAATTATGCAAAGAACTACTATACATATGAAAAATTAGACTTTGGTATCTTATCATCGAAAGAAAAAGATTTTGGTTTTGTAAATAATGCAGGTTTTGGTTTTGATGCAAAAGTAGTTTATTCCGTAAATAATTCTTCATGGAAAAAGTGGTTAAATGTCTTGGGGTTAGGGAAAATAGCTTATATACTATATTTGGTTAAAGAGCTTATAACATTTACAAGATTTTCATTCACTTTACATACGGAGAAAGATGAGTTAAAGTTTGATGATGTTTGGTTCCTTGTTGTATGCAATCAGCCTTTTTTTGGTGGAGGAATGAAAATATCACCTAGTTCTCAACCAAATGATCAATTAATAGAAATGACAATCGTAAATAAATTAGCAAAATGGAAGCTTCTCTTTATTTTCGGTACGGTGTTTTTTGGGAAACATACAAAGTTTAAAGAAGTGAAACAGTTTCAAGCTAAAAATTTTAAGATTACGATGCATGATCAAGTATTTGGTCACGTGGATGGAGAATTCTCTTGCCTAACAGACCATAATCATCGTTATACTTTTTCGGTTCAATCAAAAGCTTGGAATTTAGCGAAACCAATAGTTAAAGGAGTTAAAAATAATGAGGTTAAGACATAA
- the trmB gene encoding tRNA (guanosine(46)-N7)-methyltransferase TrmB, whose amino-acid sequence MRLRHKPWAEDFINAHPEIIIQNPEELKGKWDSEFKNAHPLHIEVGTGKGQFITGMAKQNPDINYIGIELYDKVIVSALENAIAAQPLPNLRLLKVNGADLAKYFEKNDVDRVYLNFSDPWPKVRHEKRRLTHEGFLNLYESILVDNAEIHFKTDNRGLFEYSLVSMSAYGMLIKDVSLDLHVNMPEDNIMTEYEEKFSAKGQPIYRVEAKYV is encoded by the coding sequence ATGAGGTTAAGACATAAACCATGGGCAGAAGATTTTATCAATGCTCATCCTGAAATTATTATACAAAATCCGGAGGAATTGAAAGGCAAATGGGACTCTGAATTTAAAAATGCTCATCCCCTTCACATCGAGGTAGGAACGGGGAAAGGGCAATTTATAACAGGAATGGCCAAGCAAAATCCGGATATCAATTATATTGGAATAGAGCTATATGATAAAGTAATCGTTTCGGCACTTGAAAATGCGATAGCAGCACAGCCATTGCCAAATTTACGATTGCTAAAGGTAAACGGCGCAGATTTGGCAAAGTATTTTGAGAAAAATGATGTAGACCGTGTTTATTTGAATTTCTCTGATCCTTGGCCAAAAGTTAGACATGAAAAGAGACGTTTAACTCATGAAGGATTTTTGAATTTATACGAATCTATTTTAGTAGATAACGCAGAGATTCATTTTAAAACAGATAATCGAGGATTATTTGAATACTCTTTAGTAAGTATGTCTGCGTATGGTATGTTAATAAAAGATGTTTCACTAGATTTACATGTGAATATGCCAGAAGACAATATTATGACCGAGTATGAAGAAAAGTTTTCTGCAAAGGGACAACCAATCTATCGAGTAGAAGCAAAATACGTATAA